The following coding sequences lie in one Nitratireductor mangrovi genomic window:
- a CDS encoding NAD(P)-dependent oxidoreductase: MASRDRIGFVGVGLMGHGMAKNILAKGFELQVLGHRNREPVENLKRLGAKEVSSARELAETCDIVVLCVTGSPQVEAIVTGADGLASAARPMLICDCSTSDPSSTIRLAEQMASMGITFVDAPLSRTPADAEAGTLDVMAGGTPEAFERVRPVLDCFAQKVVHTGPVGSGHTMKLLNNFISLGYAAIYAEALTLGAKAGLSPEVFDKVIRGGRMDCLFYQTFFRWVLDRDPEAHKFALENGLKDLSYLSAFANATGVANPLGAAARNAFALAVGTGHGKDYVPMLSDIIANANGVRLTGKQDA, from the coding sequence ATGGCATCACGGGATCGCATAGGCTTCGTCGGCGTCGGGCTGATGGGGCACGGCATGGCCAAGAACATCCTTGCCAAGGGCTTCGAACTCCAGGTGCTGGGTCATCGCAACCGAGAACCGGTCGAAAACCTGAAGCGGCTCGGCGCGAAGGAGGTATCTTCCGCCCGGGAACTGGCCGAAACCTGCGACATCGTGGTGCTTTGCGTGACCGGCAGTCCGCAGGTCGAGGCGATCGTGACCGGCGCGGATGGTCTCGCCTCCGCGGCAAGACCGATGCTGATCTGCGACTGCTCGACCTCGGACCCGTCCTCCACCATTCGGCTCGCCGAACAAATGGCGTCAATGGGCATAACCTTCGTCGACGCGCCGCTGAGCCGCACGCCCGCCGATGCCGAGGCCGGCACGCTCGACGTCATGGCGGGCGGCACGCCAGAGGCCTTCGAGCGGGTGCGGCCCGTGCTTGACTGCTTCGCCCAGAAGGTCGTGCATACCGGCCCGGTCGGTAGTGGCCATACGATGAAGCTGCTCAACAACTTCATTTCGCTCGGCTATGCGGCGATCTATGCCGAGGCCCTGACCCTTGGCGCCAAGGCCGGGCTGAGCCCCGAGGTCTTCGACAAGGTCATTCGCGGCGGGCGTATGGATTGTCTCTTCTACCAGACCTTTTTCCGATGGGTGCTGGATCGCGACCCCGAGGCGCACAAATTCGCCCTTGAGAACGGCCTCAAGGACCTGAGCTATCTGTCCGCCTTCGCCAACGCGACAGGCGTGGCCAACCCGCTCGGCGCCGCCGCCCGCAACGCTTTCGCGCTCGCGGTCGGCACCGGCCACGGCAAGGACTACGTCCCCATGCTCTCCGATATCATCGCGAATGCCAACGGGGTGAGGCTCACGGGCAAGCAAGACGCCTGA
- a CDS encoding alpha/beta hydrolase family protein, with protein MTIAPRLAVAAALALTALPVAAAEKVIEFKVGGETVVGTMNLPDGVASPPVILLLHGFTGSRDELEIPAVKEGIFARAARMWAEKGIASLRIDFRNSGESAGEFADTTVIRQVEDGLAALDYLAASGEVDDDEMAIVGWSMGGTVASAVAARTRHDIEALALWAPGSNLAAAMTFVLGPDVMKAGLASDGEAVKATLPWGAEIALKTGFFESLFLVDPVAEIAQFDEPLFVAVGTNDDVVFPQPASGQVLLDYHEGEEELYVRPMDHVFNAFQGTEMVDELIGKTGDFIAAQFD; from the coding sequence ATGACCATCGCTCCCCGCCTTGCCGTTGCCGCAGCCCTCGCCTTGACCGCCCTGCCGGTGGCGGCCGCGGAAAAGGTGATCGAGTTCAAGGTCGGCGGCGAGACGGTTGTCGGCACCATGAACCTGCCCGACGGTGTCGCCAGCCCGCCCGTGATCCTGCTCCTGCACGGTTTCACCGGCAGCCGTGATGAGCTCGAAATTCCGGCCGTCAAGGAAGGCATCTTTGCCCGCGCGGCGCGCATGTGGGCCGAAAAGGGCATCGCCAGCCTGCGCATCGATTTCCGCAACTCTGGCGAAAGCGCCGGCGAGTTCGCCGACACCACCGTCATCCGCCAGGTGGAAGACGGCCTGGCCGCACTCGACTATCTGGCCGCCTCCGGGGAGGTCGATGATGACGAGATGGCGATCGTCGGCTGGAGCATGGGCGGCACGGTCGCCTCCGCGGTCGCGGCGCGCACCCGGCACGACATCGAGGCACTGGCGCTCTGGGCGCCTGGCAGCAACCTCGCCGCGGCGATGACCTTCGTGCTCGGCCCGGACGTCATGAAGGCTGGGCTTGCAAGCGACGGCGAGGCCGTGAAGGCGACCTTGCCCTGGGGCGCCGAGATCGCGCTCAAGACCGGCTTTTTCGAAAGCCTGTTTCTCGTTGATCCCGTCGCCGAGATCGCCCAGTTCGACGAGCCGCTGTTCGTCGCGGTCGGCACCAATGACGATGTCGTCTTCCCGCAGCCGGCTTCGGGCCAGGTCCTGCTCGACTATCATGAGGGCGAGGAAGAACTCTACGTGCGGCCGATGGATCATGTCTTCAATGCCTTTCAGGGCACCGAGATGGTCGACGAACTCATCGGCAAGACCGGGGATTTCATCGCGGCGCAATTCGACTGA
- a CDS encoding methylated-DNA--[protein]-cysteine S-methyltransferase codes for MNTPTGFALVAQSGRTVFDTELGVFGIAWTRGGLCRVCLPGDDGGNAERRLSRTAPAECVVVRSEAAWPGWVRALVADIRRYASGEKVDFSHVPLDLSRARAFHRSIYVEALKLGFGEVATYGELAARAGHATAARETGQAMGSNPVPLVVPCHRVLAAGRKLGGFSAPGGGETKMRLLALEGVRLGEPQPDQIAFSF; via the coding sequence TTGAACACTCCCACGGGATTCGCCTTGGTCGCACAAAGCGGACGGACGGTATTCGACACTGAGCTCGGCGTCTTCGGCATCGCCTGGACACGCGGCGGGCTCTGCCGTGTCTGCCTACCGGGCGACGATGGCGGCAATGCTGAGCGCAGGCTTTCGCGCACCGCACCTGCGGAATGCGTTGTGGTACGAAGCGAAGCTGCATGGCCCGGCTGGGTTCGGGCGCTGGTGGCCGATATCCGTCGCTACGCCTCCGGCGAGAAGGTCGACTTCTCGCATGTGCCACTCGATCTGTCGCGCGCCAGGGCCTTCCATCGCAGCATCTATGTCGAGGCCCTCAAGCTCGGCTTCGGCGAAGTCGCGACCTATGGCGAACTGGCGGCGCGTGCCGGCCATGCGACCGCGGCGCGCGAGACCGGCCAGGCGATGGGCAGCAACCCGGTTCCGCTTGTGGTGCCATGCCATCGCGTGCTCGCCGCCGGCCGCAAGCTCGGCGGCTTTTCCGCCCCTGGCGGCGGCGAGACCAAGATGCGGCTTTTGGCGCTTGAGGGCGTCAGGCTCGGTGAGCCGCAACCGGACCAGATCGCGTTCTCGTTCTAG
- a CDS encoding EAL domain-containing protein, giving the protein MSRSAGLAHIIRQDDGTSVGVWGVYTIKSAFQPVFAFGGGKLSITAYEGLVRPFRDGEGMSPGVFFKGIPAIDRFHVETLMRTLHILNAARCLDPKASIFVNFDPSLFSDAEIVDVAIRDMRLVLHEARMHPSRIVCEVTEQKSASRGALRRFVAALRASGFRIAVDDYGADDSDIARIDELQPDIVKFDAHWITRLMESGAGFGLLKAMVSKFADRGIETVFEGIEETWQLELAEQSGASMVQGFVLARPEIAPTSFAVFSRGAAQEHLEKLPRAEVKAPAAAPQPRSGGRRAAFGRRVAGK; this is encoded by the coding sequence GTGTCGCGCAGCGCAGGACTGGCCCATATCATCCGACAGGACGACGGCACCTCGGTCGGCGTGTGGGGCGTCTATACGATCAAGAGCGCGTTCCAGCCGGTGTTCGCCTTCGGCGGCGGCAAGCTTTCCATCACCGCCTATGAAGGGTTGGTGCGTCCGTTCCGCGACGGCGAGGGCATGTCGCCCGGCGTCTTCTTCAAGGGCATCCCGGCCATCGACCGCTTCCACGTCGAAACGCTGATGCGCACGCTGCACATCCTCAACGCGGCGCGGTGCCTCGACCCGAAAGCGTCGATCTTCGTCAATTTCGACCCGTCCCTGTTCAGCGACGCCGAGATCGTGGACGTTGCGATCCGCGACATGCGCCTCGTCTTGCATGAGGCCCGCATGCATCCGAGCCGGATCGTGTGTGAAGTGACCGAACAGAAATCTGCCTCGCGCGGCGCGTTGCGCCGCTTCGTTGCCGCGCTCAGGGCGAGTGGTTTCAGGATCGCCGTCGATGATTACGGGGCTGACGATTCCGACATCGCCCGCATTGACGAATTGCAGCCGGATATCGTCAAATTCGACGCGCACTGGATCACGAGGCTCATGGAATCAGGGGCCGGCTTCGGACTACTGAAGGCGATGGTCTCGAAATTTGCCGATCGCGGGATCGAGACGGTCTTCGAGGGGATCGAGGAAACGTGGCAACTGGAACTCGCCGAACAGTCGGGCGCCTCTATGGTACAGGGTTTCGTGCTGGCGCGGCCCGAGATCGCGCCGACGAGCTTTGCGGTGTTCTCGCGCGGTGCGGCCCAGGAGCATCTGGAGAAGTTGCCGCGCGCCGAGGTGAAGGCGCCGGCGGCCGCGCCGCAACCGCGCAGCGGCGGGCGGCGAGCAGCGTTCGGCCGTCGCGTCGCCGGCAAGTAG
- a CDS encoding glutathione S-transferase family protein codes for MITIYGMGDSGNCYKPRLLMAKLGRPFRHVEVNSVDGSTRQPEFLAKNPNGKVPLLETEDGRFLAESNAMLLYLAEGTPYLPGDAYERALAYQWLFFEQYSHEPYVAVRRALYVYPERAHQRTPERLEETLAGGNKALSVMEAQLARTPFLTGESISVADISLYAYTHEAERGGFDLSAFPAVSAWLARVAADPGHVGMGWRPQA; via the coding sequence ATGATCACGATCTACGGCATGGGCGATAGCGGCAATTGCTACAAGCCGCGGCTCCTGATGGCCAAGCTCGGCCGGCCGTTCCGGCATGTCGAGGTCAACTCCGTCGACGGGTCAACGCGGCAGCCGGAATTCCTGGCGAAGAACCCGAACGGCAAGGTGCCGTTGCTGGAGACCGAAGACGGACGCTTCCTGGCCGAATCCAACGCGATGCTGCTTTATCTGGCCGAAGGCACGCCCTACCTTCCTGGCGACGCTTACGAGCGGGCGCTCGCCTATCAGTGGCTGTTTTTCGAGCAATACAGCCACGAGCCCTACGTTGCGGTGCGGCGCGCGCTCTACGTCTACCCGGAGCGGGCGCATCAGCGAACGCCGGAAAGGCTGGAGGAAACGCTCGCCGGCGGCAACAAGGCGCTGTCGGTGATGGAGGCGCAACTGGCCAGGACGCCGTTCCTCACCGGGGAGAGCATTTCCGTCGCCGACATATCGCTTTATGCCTATACCCATGAGGCGGAACGAGGCGGCTTCGACCTGTCGGCGTTTCCCGCTGTTTCGGCGTGGCTGGCGCGGGTGGCGGCTGATCCCGGACATGTCGGCATGGGCTGGCGCCCGCAAGCATAG
- a CDS encoding glutathione S-transferase family protein, with protein MTTPPILVSFDLCPYVQRAAIVLAEKGVAFERIDIDLENKPEWFLKISPRGKVPLLQVGDKVLFESAPIVEYLDEVHTPRLHPENPLARARHRAWIEFASAILGDIWTLEVSHDESAFLAAISALKEKFARLEAELGDGPYFAGDIFSLVDAVFAPVFRYFDVFDELADLGIFDGLTKVLRWRSELAKRPSVKTAVVPDYNERLRNFLVSKGSLLLARQAA; from the coding sequence ATGACCACGCCCCCGATCCTCGTCTCGTTCGATCTCTGCCCATACGTCCAGCGCGCCGCCATCGTGCTTGCCGAGAAGGGCGTCGCCTTCGAGCGGATCGACATCGACCTGGAAAACAAGCCCGAGTGGTTCCTGAAGATCTCGCCGCGCGGCAAGGTCCCGCTGCTGCAGGTCGGCGACAAGGTGCTGTTCGAGAGCGCGCCGATTGTAGAATATCTCGACGAGGTACACACACCGCGGCTCCACCCCGAAAACCCGCTGGCGCGTGCCCGCCATCGCGCCTGGATCGAATTCGCCTCGGCCATCCTCGGTGACATCTGGACACTCGAGGTCAGCCACGACGAATCGGCGTTCCTGGCCGCGATTTCGGCGCTGAAGGAAAAATTCGCGCGCCTTGAAGCCGAACTTGGCGACGGCCCTTACTTCGCCGGCGACATCTTCTCCCTGGTCGATGCCGTGTTCGCACCGGTTTTCCGCTACTTCGATGTCTTCGACGAACTGGCCGACCTCGGCATCTTCGACGGGCTGACGAAAGTGCTCCGCTGGCGCAGTGAACTGGCGAAGAGGCCCTCGGTGAAGACCGCCGTTGTGCCGGACTACAATGAGCGCCTGCGAAATTTCCTGGTCAGCAAAGGTTCGCTGCTCTTGGCGCGGCAAGCCGCCTGA
- a CDS encoding EAL domain-containing protein: MTADFSFNIDEVGIAYGRFQELRLKSCYQPLFRVEDDNLVPFAVEALVIAFTAGKAVPATSLFERAEKSEREALERLCRVLHMRNYANIGVDGLELFFNADPAMSDVDVEHLEWLFIENAIPPGLVVCEITEGAGPGRERVAALVRRVRQAGMRVALDDFGAGHSTPARLRLIKPDIVKIDAVWFQKAVADDEARGLLPGLFSHFHDLGCRVLVEGIETAEHLETAVSAGGDFVQGFLIARPALAGTIFDDAPVALASLAPALGQGQLAERR; this comes from the coding sequence ATGACCGCCGACTTCTCCTTCAATATCGATGAAGTCGGCATCGCATACGGGCGCTTCCAGGAATTGCGGCTGAAGAGCTGCTATCAGCCGCTGTTCCGGGTCGAGGACGACAATCTGGTGCCGTTCGCCGTGGAAGCGCTGGTGATCGCCTTTACCGCCGGCAAGGCCGTGCCGGCGACGAGCCTGTTCGAACGTGCCGAGAAGTCCGAGCGCGAGGCGCTGGAACGGCTGTGTCGCGTTCTCCACATGCGCAACTACGCCAATATCGGCGTCGACGGCCTCGAGCTGTTCTTCAACGCCGACCCGGCGATGTCCGACGTCGATGTCGAACATCTGGAATGGCTCTTCATCGAAAACGCCATTCCGCCGGGTCTGGTGGTGTGTGAGATCACGGAAGGCGCGGGGCCCGGCCGGGAACGGGTGGCCGCGCTGGTGCGCCGGGTCCGGCAAGCGGGCATGCGTGTGGCGCTGGACGATTTTGGCGCCGGACACTCGACGCCGGCGCGGCTACGGCTGATCAAGCCCGACATCGTCAAGATCGACGCCGTGTGGTTCCAGAAGGCGGTTGCCGATGATGAAGCGCGCGGGCTGCTGCCGGGGCTTTTTTCGCACTTCCACGATCTCGGATGCCGGGTTCTGGTCGAGGGTATCGAGACGGCGGAACATCTGGAGACCGCGGTTTCGGCGGGAGGAGACTTCGTCCAGGGCTTCCTGATCGCGCGGCCCGCGCTTGCCGGCACCATCTTCGACGACGCGCCGGTTGCGCTCGCCAGCCTGGCGCCGGCGCTTGGTCAAGGGCAGCTTGCCGAACGGCGCTGA
- a CDS encoding cold-shock protein, translated as MATGTVKWFNATKGFGFIQPDEGGSDVFVHISAVERSGMGNLVEGQKINYEIQQDRRTGRSSAGNLSAAG; from the coding sequence ATGGCAACCGGAACAGTGAAATGGTTCAACGCGACCAAGGGCTTCGGTTTCATTCAGCCTGACGAGGGCGGCTCGGACGTGTTCGTGCACATCTCCGCCGTCGAGCGCTCGGGCATGGGCAATCTCGTGGAAGGTCAGAAGATCAACTACGAGATTCAGCAGGACCGCCGTACCGGCCGTTCCTCGGCCGGCAACCTGTCCGCAGCCGGCTGA
- a CDS encoding MarR family winged helix-turn-helix transcriptional regulator: MAEEKQAAATPPHAPVGRGEASAEADVAAWIALARANRRAMRLIEGRLKQAGLPQLAWYDVLWELERAGADGLRPFALERRLLFEQYNLSRLADRMAKAGLVERRACAEDGRGHMLAITEQGREMRERMWAVYRPAIAAVIGSSLSLAEKAVLAGLLDRTG; encoded by the coding sequence ATGGCAGAAGAGAAGCAAGCGGCAGCAACGCCGCCACACGCGCCCGTTGGCCGTGGCGAAGCGTCAGCCGAAGCCGACGTGGCGGCGTGGATCGCGCTCGCGCGCGCGAACAGGCGGGCGATGCGGCTGATCGAGGGACGGCTGAAGCAGGCCGGGCTGCCGCAACTCGCCTGGTACGATGTCTTGTGGGAGCTGGAGCGGGCGGGAGCCGACGGGCTCAGGCCGTTCGCGCTGGAGCGGCGGCTGCTCTTCGAGCAGTACAACCTGTCGCGGCTGGCCGACCGGATGGCCAAGGCGGGCCTGGTCGAGCGGCGCGCCTGCGCGGAGGACGGTCGCGGCCACATGCTGGCGATTACCGAGCAGGGCCGCGAGATGCGGGAACGCATGTGGGCCGTCTACAGGCCGGCGATCGCCGCGGTGATCGGGTCCAGTTTGAGCTTGGCCGAGAAGGCGGTGCTGGCGGGCCTGCTCGACCGGACCGGCTGA
- a CDS encoding DUF1344 domain-containing protein, with protein MKTLFAMAIASAAMLSAAFAAEMEGIVSSIDADAKVIVMEDGAELQVADGVSLEGIEPGASVVVTTDDSDMVVSIARK; from the coding sequence ATGAAGACCCTGTTCGCCATGGCCATTGCCTCGGCGGCCATGCTTTCCGCCGCCTTCGCCGCCGAGATGGAGGGCATCGTGTCGTCGATCGACGCCGACGCCAAGGTGATCGTGATGGAAGACGGCGCCGAGTTGCAGGTCGCCGACGGCGTCAGCCTCGAAGGCATCGAGCCGGGCGCGAGCGTGGTCGTGACCACCGACGACAGCGACATGGTCGTGTCGATCGCACGCAAGTAG